A segment of the Filifactor alocis ATCC 35896 genome:
GACCGGGAAGTCCTACCGGACTTTGAGTAATAATGACATCTTCTTTCTTTGCCTGACAAATCAATTTAGAGAATTCTTCGGATGCATCGCACTCATAGGTTGCAATAAATCGGGTTCCAATCTGTGCTCCAAAGGCTCCACGTTTGGCGTAATACGCCATCTCATATCCATCAAATACAGAACCTGCTATGAATACGGGAATGGCACTTCCTTTTTTATCTTCAAAAGTTTTGACTACTTCCAATACTTCTTGGAGCAATTTTTCCAATTTCATATCCGGAGAATCAATCTCTTGTCGATGAAATCCCAAATGCCCTCCTGCACCTCTACCTTCCAACACTACAAAATCAGCGAACCGATTTTCTTTTCTAAGCCAACTGTTCATGACAACCTTCGCTGCTTTTCCGCCGGAGACAATCGGCGCAAGCGCCACATCATACCCTTGAGCAATCTTCGGCATCGCCATCGGCAAACCTGCTCCCGATATGATAGCATCGACTCCGCTTTCAAGTGCAGACTTCAGCATTTCCTCATACTGATTTCCGGCAACCATAATGTTGACTGCAACCATTCCTCTGTTATCGGAAATTGATCTTGCTTTTTGAACTTCTTCTTTAAGTGCCTCCTTATTACATCTCAAATTATCTCGATAAAAATCTTCTTTACGGTATCCTATTTGTACCCCGGAAATGACTCCCATACAGCCTTCTTTTGCTACATGACCTGCCAAATTTCCAAGTGATACTCCTACGCCCATACCACCTTGAATCAATGGAAAATCCAGCGTTTTGTTTCTGATTCGATACGCTTTCATCGACATAACTCCTTCAAAACAGTTTCATATTCCGTAAACAATGTTTCGATTCGCTCAGCTAAAGAGCATTCGTCATGTATCATCGCTGCGGTTTGACCTGCCATAACGGAACCTGTCTCAATATCGCCCTCTTTTACAGCACGTCGCAAAGAGCCTAAGGTATAGTGCTCCAATTCCATCAAGGTAGCACCTTCTTTTTCTCTTGCGATATATTCACGCACCATATCATTTTTAATAACGCGGACCGGAGTTCCGGCAATTCTTCCCATTACTGTAATATGGGTGTCTCTTGCATTTCTTACCGCCTGTTTGTAATTTTCATGAATCGGACATTCTGTTGTAGACAACAGACAAGTACCGACTTGTACTCCGCAAGCACCCAATACTTCTGCCGCTACCATCTGACGACCTGAAGCAATTCCGCCCGCCGCAATAACCGGAATATTTACGGCATCTGCTACTTGTGGCACCAATACCATTGTTGTCGTTTCTCCGACATGACCGCCGCTTTCACAACCTTCCGCAATCACACCATCTGCACCCAATCGTTCCATGCGTCTTGCCAACCCTACCGATGCAACAACGGGAAACACTTTGATTCCGGCTGATTTCCACTGTTTCATATATTTTCCCGGATTCCCCGCTCCGGTTGTTACTACCGGCACTTGTTCTTCTATCACAATCTCTGCCATCTTGTCCGTATCCGGATTCATCAACATCAGATTCACTCCGAACGGCATCTGTGTATGTTGTTTGCAAATCTGAATCTGCTCTCTTAACATATCTGCTGACATTCC
Coding sequences within it:
- a CDS encoding NAD(P)H-dependent flavin oxidoreductase, producing the protein MKAYRIRNKTLDFPLIQGGMGVGVSLGNLAGHVAKEGCMGVISGVQIGYRKEDFYRDNLRCNKEALKEEVQKARSISDNRGMVAVNIMVAGNQYEEMLKSALESGVDAIISGAGLPMAMPKIAQGYDVALAPIVSGGKAAKVVMNSWLRKENRFADFVVLEGRGAGGHLGFHRQEIDSPDMKLEKLLQEVLEVVKTFEDKKGSAIPVFIAGSVFDGYEMAYYAKRGAFGAQIGTRFIATYECDASEEFSKLICQAKKEDVIITQSPVGLPGRALKTKLLEQLEHDGRIPPKRCIDCLKPCNPTVTPYCISEALIQAAKGNIEQGLFFTGENVDRINKMYHVHDLIEELKTQWEETI
- a CDS encoding nitronate monooxygenase, yielding MKLHELLGIKYPLIQGGMANIATGEFAAAVSNTGALGMIGAGGMSADMLREQIQICKQHTQMPFGVNLMLMNPDTDKMAEIVIEEQVPVVTTGAGNPGKYMKQWKSAGIKVFPVVASVGLARRMERLGADGVIAEGCESGGHVGETTTMVLVPQVADAVNIPVIAAGGIASGRQMVAAEVLGACGVQVGTCLLSTTECPIHENYKQAVRNARDTHITVMGRIAGTPVRVIKNDMVREYIAREKEGATLMELEHYTLGSLRRAVKEGDIETGSVMAGQTAAMIHDECSLAERIETLFTEYETVLKELCR